The genomic DNA GGGTTACTCGTCAAGCCTCATCATTTTAGTTGCATATCTTTGTTTTGATGGGTACACATCACAAAACTATCAAAATTTGTCTTGTTCCCCAGTAACACTGCCCACTGAGCCAAAAATTAAGTCACAACATtgacatatatttttaatgtttcacagCTGGAGTGTTTCAACAGGGAATCTGGTGCTATTCttatatttaatgttttcataTTAGTTAAAAATGTTCTAGTGAGAAAGTGGGGCTTTCAAGTTAAGTTAATCGCTTGCTTTTTTGGAGTACATATGTGTTGGGAGATTTTTCTAAACGGAATGAGTTTAAGCAGTTGCGTCAAGATGTTCCTCCTGGGCCCGTTTCCACTGTTTGAGTAATGAGTGTTTAGTTAGTCATTATGCTGTAACTTGTGGAGTGATCTTATCTTTAAATATATACCGTAAGCTTTCCAGATCCTGCATAGGGCAGAATTTCCCTCATGTGAGGGATCTACTCTAATCCTGTGGTGTACTGGAATGCTGGAATTGCGCAAActctcctctctgccccagcacatCCGAGTAGGAAATACGACTCTTGTTCCAGTGCAATGTGAATTTCCATTTGAACCCCAACCTGATTTGCCTAAAGCAAGCGCAGTTCTGAAAACTACGCTGTATGTATTTGGTTTTGGAAATCAGCTGTGGATCTTGCACACCCCTTATCAGAATTAAAATCATTTTCTTGCTGCTCGAATACACACAGCACTGAAACACCAAGGCTTTTCTTCAACAGAAAATCTCTAGAAGGGCAGGCTAAAGGATAATTATATTGATTTTGCTCTAACAGTTTTGGCATGATACTCGTTGTTGCATTGTTACCTTTGTTTCTTTGACTTAGGTGCTTTGGATTAGGAGACAAGGAATGCCTAATGCGAGGCACACTGTCATTACAAGCCTGATTTTGCTCTCCATCACTAGCCCCAAATGTAGCCCCTACTCTGTTTGTAAACCTGTAGGATATAGCTGTCAGCAAGGTAGAAGACTTTCTGCAAGGTGTAATGTGAGCTGGATGAACACATCCTGAAAATAGCAGGATAAGAACTAGGAGCTTTCTTCCACTTTGTAGCACGCTATTGGAAGAGATTAATTACTATATTGGACTAGTAGTTGGGATAAAATTGATTTCAACTGAGTCAAAGAACCAACCTTTTGCCAAGAACGTTGTCTCTGACAACCCCAAAGCAAAGTACCAAAAAAATCTGTGAGTTTAAGCtgctgagggaagaaaaattttatGTCCTGCATGCAGAGCCTGTGTTCTTAAATTGTGGTCTGGCTGAAGGGGGACATCTTCTTGGGGAAGTGAGTGAGATGGCTCACAAAGAGACCCCCTCTCGTCCTGTAAGGCAAGAGGAGGGCGATAAGTGGCATAAGTGGCCTGACTTCTTCCTTACTATTGAGTAAGTTCCCTCTACCTGGAAGAGCAGAGACATTTTTTTCACCTGGATGAAGCTGATTGTAACTAATGTCACAGAGTCTGTAGAACTTCTCAAGAAGAGGTTATTATAGTAACAAATCAGGTTGTTTGTATTATAACAGATCAGGTTATTGTAGACTCATTCTGCAAATGTTCTTTAGTGTCATAAATCATATAAACAAGTGTGGGTACTGTTGCCAAATTTGAAGTTTTGAAAGGTTTTAGGAGAAAGCAATTGCCTTCCAAATAATCTGactgctgttttgtttgtttgtttttacagatCCAGCCCTATGAGAAGATAAAGGCCAGAGGACTGCCCGACAACATTGCTTCTGTCTTGAACAAGCTGGTGGTTGTGAAACTAAATGGCGGCTTGGGCACAAGCATGGGTTGTAAAGGCCCAAAAAGTCTTATCGGGGTGCGGAACGAGAACACCTTCTTGGATCTGACAGTCCAGCAGATTGAGGTAACTTTTGATGGGCTTTTCTTTCTACGGCGGAGGAAGCAAGGCACACGGAGCTTCTCCTGTGTGACCCTTTAAGAGGGATCACAGTGGAGGCTTGcccagaggaagaggagagggacaTGAGGTCTGGTCACAGTGCTAGTGGTGAAGTGGAGGATTGTTTTGGAAAGAACAGGCATGAAAGGGACGGAGTAATCGGCAATTGGACTCTGTCCACTCCACACGTGTTAGCACAAGTGTAATTCGGCCTGTGCACTGTGGCGGTTGTGTCCAGAAATGCAAGCAATCCAATTGTAGAGCTGGCCTGGCATGGCTAACTCCAGGTGCAAGTTTAAgtttagctttttaaaagctttatttatttatttttcttagaacAAAGCTCTTCACAGCAGCTCCAAGTTCCATGTCAAATTAAAACTCTCATGCTGGAAGTGATTGCTGGcattttcctctgaagaaagaaaagtaaaagaaagtaaCAGCTGCCGGTGTTGAGGGGAGGACATTTCAGCTTatgtttttaatgcagaatATTCCTCTTACAGCAGATAATTAAGATGGTCATTAGAGTAGGAAACTGGGTATGCCTGTTCCATGGTTTCTAGAGCTCCAGCAATTTTTGCCTCAGTGTGGTGTTTGTTCGCAGTGACTCTCCCATGTATGTTAGACAGTTCTATAGCAGACTAAAATTTATACGCAACTAACGCAGTCCTAATCCTTTGGTGTTGCGGGCTCTTTCTCAAAAGGGTCATTGTGGAAGCCTCCAACTCCACCAGAGGGTAATGATCCCAAACGCTCCCTGGCAGATGAGGGTGATCTGATACACAAAGCTTAAAACTCACTggagtatctttttttttttcctgcacactCTGTTTTTGATGGAACACTGtcatgttttctgatttttttgcctttgctgtgcaCATGGAAATGCTCTTGTGTATTTCAACTCCATTCTACAGATTCCCAAATAATGAACGTGGTGACATTTCATTCATTATGTACTCTTGATACTATTGTCCATCCCATAGCCTGCCAAGAAGGCTCAAAAGTGCTTACTGTGCAGAGAAGGCTTTGAAACTTCACCCTGACAGACTTCAATAATCTGAGGGAAAACAGGCCTTTTGTAATCAACAGTAGCctacaatttaaaataatcattttgtGGTgtcatgctttttaaattttaaatctcaaggcagatttaaaaacaaagattaatTATACATGAATTCATATGGGCCTTAACTTTACTACTTAGAAGGATTTGTTTTCCTGTACCTGATAGAGTATCCTTTCCATCAGCGTAAGTgcatctctcttttctctcatGCGTTTATTATTTCCAGTCTGTTTTATGTAATTTGTTTCTCCCAAAATCTTAGGTGTCAGGAGTTAAAGCTAATAATACATGCCGAatttactctttctttctcGTTTCAGCATTTAAACAAATCCTACAACACCGATGTTCCTCTTGTTCTCATGAATTCCTTCAACACTGATGACGACACAAAGAAAATCTTGCAGAAATACAGTCACAGCCGTGTGAAGATATATACTTTTAATCAAAGCAGGTATCAAAAAACTTCTCCACTTGGGCTGGAAGGAAAAACTAGCTTGTGTTTCTCTGTATTGCAAATAGTGTGGGTTTTTAGATTGAGATGCTGAGGTAGCAATAGTGCCTTCTGTACCCATGTTCAGCCTCTGTTCTGGGcctctttctttgaaagaggGCATTAAGCAGAGTCACAGGCAATATATTAAAAttggggagaggggctggggggggacacggtTTCTAAGACAGAAATGTGTGAATAATGGTGTACTGGATGCCGGCCACTTGATTCCTGAATTTGCTTTTAGGGTACCTGGGCTCTGGCGGGAGACAGAACATGGCTTCCTTATATCAAGAACAAACGTTAATCTAAAGTGGCTGATGATGTCAGAGGCGTGCTTGGCACGCTCTGAACCTGCGTGTCAGAGGAAAGCTGTTTGACAGCATGGTCTGACAAGAGTGGCTTTAAATCCTTGAGTGAGAGATTGCATTCTGTAGCTTCTCAGTGACAGCTCAGTGTTTGGATGGACCATGCTAACCCAGAAAGCATACCTTCAAAAGCTGTATGAAGTTGCACTGTTAatattatgtttttctttatggtAGTCTGACGTTGGTGAGAACTTAACAAAGCCTGTTGTCTTCCCAGGTATCCTAGAATTAACAAGGAAACTCTGCTGCCAATAGCCAAGGATGTGTCCTACTCAGGAGAGAACACGGAGTGCTGGTATCCCCCAGGCCATGGAGATATCTACGCCAGTTTCTATAACTCTGGCCTGCTGGATAACCTTATCGGAGAGGGGaaggaatatatttttgtatCCAATATAGATAACTTGGGTGCCACTGTGGACCTTTACATTCTTAATCATCTTATGAACCCACCCAATGGAAAACGCTGTGAATTTGTCATGGAAGtcacaaacaaaaccagggCGGATGTGAAGGTAAAGGGAAATAGTTGTGCAAGCCTGTCCGAATGCCTGGCATGTTGGTGAAAATCTCGTCTGTATGCATGAATTCAGACATACATTAAATCTTTGTATAGCTATTTCAGGCACCATTTAACACGTCAGCTGTGATCTAATTTGAGAGGCACAAAATCAACAAGGTTATGAAGTTCTAATTCATGGAACAAATTGGATCTAGGTTCTGGGCAACAGCAGGCAAGGACAGCCTGGACTTGACTGATGACCGAAAACACAAGTGATTGCTGCAGGTCACAACCTTCCCCAAAGCATCACACGGGGGAGAAGTTTGGGGATGGTAAAAGTAGAGCACGGAGGGGTGGGATCCAGCAGTTGTGTCTCTGCTGACTGAAACCTGCCTGAGCTACCTACCCAGCTGTGGAGGTGTGCGTTGCTCAGCTCAGCTTGGTGTGGCTGCTGATCTGCTCCTGCCCAAACCGCTTGACTTTGCGCAAAGTCCAGGTTTGACAACTTGTCAGGTGTTTGTGGCACGTATCAAATACTTCTAGCGTGCGGTAATTGGTCCCGTAACTGTACTTTGACTCTATTCTTTTAAATAGGAGGACGGGgaggaaatgtgatttttttttttttcccctctatatTCATTAGATACTAAGAAAGCTCTGACCTAGTCCtgtaaaaccacagaaatgcaCTGCAAGAATACAGTTCCAAGTGCCACAAATACAGAACAATTAGGTTTAATTTAGATTTTGCTCTGTAATCTAGTAAAGTACTGCTGATGAAGGTGATTTTTGACAACAGCAGCACTTGCAAAATACTCTCACCAACTTTCATTACAAGAACTAACTGTCTTGGAGGGCTGAAACACGATCGTTTGACGGTTCTGACTGTACTTTAAACATACTCTATAATTAGTAACCTGGTAGCTGAACACAAGCGACATGTTTTCACTGAGGTCCAACTTTAAATGCCAACAAAACACTGTGTCTGGGGTGAAGGGAGGGTTTCTCTGGCATCTCATGGACAGGACTTAAAACTCCTTCTTTGACCCTTGCAGGGTGGCACGCTCACACAATACGAAAACAAGCTGAGGCTGGTGGAGATAGCTCAGGTCCCAAAAGCACACGTGGATGAGTTCAAGTCCGTgtcaaaattcaaaatattcaaTACCAACAATTTGTGGATTGCTCTGTCTGCGATTAAAAGGCTGCAAGAGAAGAACGCTATTGACATGGAGATCATTGTCAACCCAAAGGTAATCAGCTAGGAAGATTTTTAGAGGAAATGGACTCAAAAGAACTGTTCGTTTCTAGGTAACTAAACGGACTGCTGCCTTCAACAAGGAGCCAGTCTGTCGGTAAATGCAGAGCTCTGGCTTGCACTCGTGCCGTTACCACTGGTCATGTTTACATGAGTTTTCTCTTCCAGACTCTGGATGGAGGCTTGAATGTTATCCAGTTGGAGACCGCAGTTGGTGCTGCTATTAAGAGCTTTGAGAATTCTCTGGGGATAAACGTACCTCGTAGTCGTTTTCTGCCTGTTAAGACCACGTCAGATCTCTTGCTTGTGATGTCTAATTTGTATAGCCTTAATGCGGGATCTCTAACGATGAGCGAGAAGCGTGAATTTCCAACAGTGCCTCTTGTCAAACTGGGAAGTTCTTTCACAAAGGTAAACTCCTAGAattaaactttgtttttatttttctgaatagaaATACACTCCATAGCAATAAATACGTTAAAAGTGAGGTTTACTTTACCCACCTCTGCCCATCTGGGCAATCCCTTTTGCTCTTTGTAAAGAACTGTTAGGCTGTGAGAATACAAACTATTTAACATGTGCATGATGTCATACTGCTGTTGGGTGCTCCTTTACCCCGTCAGCTGAGGAAACGAAAGGTGAATTGGGTTGTGTGTGCTCTCTAGAGCTTGCCCAGCTTTGGTGGGGTACTGCCCTCACTGCTTCTCATAGTTATCTCTGACAGAAACGACAATGCCACGTTGCTTTCAAAGTAGCAACTCTTGTAATGTATCAGCTGTAGATTCCAGAAAGGTCCCTGAAAGGTGTTTTCAAGAAGCTCCCACACTTGTCTTAATCCACAGATGGATTTaaaactgtctttattctttcctctttccaaaaGGTTCAAGATTACCTGCGGAGGTTTGAAAGTATTCCGGATATGCTGGAGCTGGATCATCTCACGGTTTCAGGTGACGTTACATTTGGGAAGAACGTCTCATTAAAGGTGAGTGTGTCGTTGGGATGCTCCTGCAATAAATGTGCCTGATCTCTGCTCCTTGGTGACCGGTCCTGCCTACGTCAGCACCTTTGCACAGAGTCCGTGGAAGCCCTCCTAGGAATTGAGTAACTGGCCCCATAGTGAACCGTGTCCTTGTGAAGGAGCGCAGGGTGTCACTGGTATAGCTGCTTCACTGTATAGTCCCTGAGGTTTGTCTATGAACGTCAAAAACACTGCAGACCAAAACAATGCTTACATCTTGGTCCTTTAGCTCTACATAGCATGTACCACCTCCCCTCTGGAGCTAGCTGGACAGCCACAGCCCCCTTCTTAGCAACTTGGGGTGCTTGATTTACTAGTGAATGCTGGAGCTTAAGAGAGTTTATCATCTCTCAAATCCTTCCCTAGGATCTGGCCAACCCTGGCACAATGCTCTCATGGTCCTGTAACAGCCTAGGCAGTTCAGGTGCTGACAAGAGATGGGTGTAAGGTGGGGCTGCAACCACCAGCATTTGAGGGACCTTAAGCTGTGGTCAGCCTGCACGCTGACGTGCGCCTGTCTGTTCCCAGCTCCTTCCGTGTGTTTGCCTTATAGCTGTAACGGTGAGCTGTGCTGGGGCATACTACTCTGGGTAACATTCTTCCACCTAAAAGCAAGCAGACATGATGATAAGAGCGCTTACAGCAAGCCTGTATCTTCAAAGAAGGCATCAGCTCTGCTTGTAAGCTGATGGTATCTCTGCTGGTAATTGCAGTGTTTCCAATATTACTTGTTTAAAACCTTTGttgtgggggaagaaaaaagtctctGCAGACACAATACAACTAAATGCATCCAGGAGCTGGCTGTGCTACAGCTGACACCTGACTCGTCCTCCAGACAACCCTCCTCTAGGTCAGTCCAAGCCAAGGGTTAATAGTAGAAAGTTTCTAAtcacttgttttctcttctgtaaacCCAGGGAACAGTTATCATCATTGCAAATCATGGCGACAGAATTGACATCCCGGCTGGAGCTCTACTGGAGAACAAAATCGTGTCTGGCAATCTCCGGATCCTGGACCACTGAGTCAGTGACAGGGCAGGGCTGGTTCTGCAGACCGCTGTGCTAAACCAGCCTGGGAACGGCACAACCTTTTCAGCGTTAGAAATATAAGTACAGAGAGGGCCTATGCTTTGTCATCTTCACAGTACACTGcagtattaatttaaaattaatttctcttgctTATCTTTTTAAGCAGACACATAACGCAATGGATGTGCATAAGTAATGCTTCAGTCCTTAAAGAAAGAGATTCTGTAACTCAGTTAAGGTAACCTTGAAGTGCAATACTGTTTGTCTTGCGGTAAGATGGACAGATCTTTGGTAAGAAGCCAAGAGGCTTGCCTCTAACATTTAAGAGTTTTGAATTGCTTGTAACTGCAGAAACGAAGCTGTGAAGCAATACACGTGGGACAACACGGTTAGCTACTCACGTGGCTTTTTATGAAGTGTAAGTAAGTGGCAGGCACAGTTGAAAACCAAAAGTTTCACTACTGCGCAAGGGGCTGTTAAAGCCTGTATTATTTTGTGCGCTCACAAACACCCCCGACCTATTGTCCTCTTCAAGCCCCACAAACTGCAGGCGGGATGGCCTATCCCAGCCCTCCGTCAGGATGCTGGGGGCTGGCTGTCAGCACCTCCAGTCCTGTGTTGTGAGGGAGCGGGAAGCGGTGCTGTTCCAAACTCGCCCAAAGAATCTAATACTTGAGAAAAACGCCTTGGTATCCACGTGTGGTGTTTGCTTTTTCGCATCCCATTTAAGACTGGATCTCCTGTTCAGGTCTTAATCCTTGATCTGCCCTCTTTTTTCAATAAATGGATCACCTTGCCTACACCCATGTCCCTAGTGTCACAGCCATGTATGTTAATTTATCTTCTCTTGAGTCATTTCTAAATTTGTACAGGAATGGAAATCCCTGTCCTGATCACTATTGATTTCTTCATGTTTCTCTTGTATTTACATGCAGACAACTTTATTTTATAAGCTTAGTATAACACTGGTATGTATCATTAAAGAAGTTggtctttaaaaacaactgtGATTTTTATAGCTTTATTTTGAGTGACAATTAATGACATCTGTTACGCTAACAGATAAGCATGCCTGCCTGAAGAAGCCACAGGCGCACACGCTGCAGACCACTCCGCCGTACATCAGCGTCACAGGGTTAGGCACTCAGACGAGGGTTCGGTAAAGAGGTGGGAGGTGAAATACACAGGCACTTTTACTTAGTTACTGGCAGCATCCAGTCTTAAAAGGTAGTATTAAAAACTctggaataaattaatttcagttgCACCTTCCTTAATGGTGCAACCTTTTAGAAGCAGCCTAAAGACTTGAGATTTCTTCCTGCCCTGCTTTCTGCGTCTTCCTGCCTTCACACACCCAGCTTTGTGGCTTTAGTCCtgacctgctggcagcagtgctgcctcctccctgcctgggcagccacagcagcctTTCTGCTACCTTCAAATGCCACCAGCTGTTACACGTCACTGCTGATGCTGATCATTTCAGCACCCTAGGTAATGGCCTCAGTGAACTGACAATTCATTAGAAAAAATCGTAGCTTCTGGGGGCAGCAAGAGCCCAGCGGTGAGAAATCCCCTGAAACAGGACTGCTCCCTAACAAATCTGAATCCTATATGCAAGCAATCAaaagacatttatttatataaagttctgtaaaaaaataaattttagaaCAGCATCGTTTCatagagaaaaacattttctacagAGTTCCAACTGCAGGATTTTTATATTGTACCATCATTAAATAAGGTGGGACACCGTGTGAATTTCATTGCACtagaagaaatgcaaagcatctttttaatataaagatATACAGAGCGTTCTAGCCAACTACAGCTGTGTTACAGCTATGTGTTCTTTTGGATTTGGTCCAAAGAAACCTGAGTCTGTTTCcagagagaatgaaaagaaaccCCATTGCACAGACAGCTGATCGCTTGGTTCTTGCTGAAGGACACTGAACAGatctctccctgcagctccctctgagTCTACTTCCCCCGACTATCAATAGTGTCCTTTCTCGCACGCCAGTCTTAACTATTCACCTCACAGTCATCACGCTGCTTTAGAAGAAAGTCGGTCTCTTGTCAGAGCCAGGCGACTGCTCCCGGTGGATTATCACCTCTTCTGCTCCCAAATTTCAGCCATGTTTAGGTCTAAGTCGTTAAGGCCTTTCAGAGCTTGAAGGTTTCCAGTGTAAAAAGCTACGTCTGAAGTCACCAGCCTGCAGTGAAAGACGCAACGAGATGGTTAGCGCCCGAACCTGGCCCGTCCACCTGGGGCACTCAGAAAAACAACCAGGTTTATGAATTGGGCGCATGCTGACAGCGATGCACCTTCAAGGACTGAGTGTTTTCAGTATCGGTTCAACACACAGTGCTACAGCTGTGGTTTATTTTACAGCAGTGACCGTACATGATTACTGCTAGGTGTAAAACTCCTTATTtacagggaagggagagcaaACGACGAGTTCAGAAAACTCAGCAGGAACTGGGCATCTAAAACTGCTATTCTCTTGCTGTAATTCCAGGCTTATCTTGACTTAACCCCCTGATTCCATTGCAACTTAGAATATTAATTATTGCAACATTAGCTTCTCTATTCTAGAAGGTTAATGTAAAAGCAACCAAACAGCAATATTGTTTGTAACAGTTTGTACAGAGATAAAAATCCCTCCTACATTGTTGAAACGTATCGGGGGATGACAGAAACATGACCATGGTGTTTCTAGTTAGAAAGTAGCCAAGATGAAGGCAGAAAAGTTGTATTTTCATAGTAACAAAATTAACCACGATTCACAGACCTTGATTTCCTCTATTATTACGCAAACAAGCAGTTTAAAACAGGATGAGGATcagaaaaacatgtaaaaagaCAATGCTTTCTTGCACGTGGGTAGGCCGACCAAATTTCACCCCTACCAGACTGCAAATAAACGCCCCCGGGTCATTAAGAACGATTATAAAAGCCACCAGTTCAGGGGACAATCCAACTCACAACAGGATTCAGCCTGCAAGAGGCTGTCCGCCTTCCCGGGAGGTGTGACACAGCCACAGCCCCTCAGCACAGGTACCACCCACCTGTTCTGGTGATGGAGGGTTGGGCTGGGGCTGGAAAGGGGAAAAGCTCTGTGAGCATCATCTTTCAAACCTAGTTCTGCTCTAAAAACAATTCCTGTACAGAAGCTGCTCACTGCACAGATGAAATACcactttttcctatttttactTTGCTAGCGCCGTGAGTCATCATCCACATTTTAGAACTGCTTCATGAATCACGCAACTCTCGCAAATTAAACTGTGGTGGCTGCTGTCACAcgaaaggagaaaaaacaatcCACGAAGCCAGGAAACCTACAGCAGGTTTCCAGCAGGACAATGCCCAACTCCCAATCTATTACCAAGCTGACTGCATTCCTGGTTACCACAGAGAGGCACAAGTCATGGCCTTTACTGTAAGAAAGCTCCAAAACGTACTCAAACACAGAGCGTGGCTGCATTCTGCAATCACAACTTTCTTGCAGAAGACAAAGCCCgcttatttaaattaattaagcagtaaaaaaaaacaaccccaaagcGCCCAAACGTACCCATTCAGAGGTCCTCCGTCATTGACTACGTTTAGGTGGGCCAGCTGCCTCTTCAGGTGAAGTTTGTAGCTTGCGTTAATTCTCAAAAACAACATCTAGAAGAAACCACAGAGCCAGAGTAAGGAACCATCCCCACGCTTGCATCGCTGCCTACAGAGAGGAAATACATTGCGAACACCTTAAATCACTAACTTTCcgttttgtttttgtaa from Gavia stellata isolate bGavSte3 chromosome 23, bGavSte3.hap2, whole genome shotgun sequence includes the following:
- the UGP2 gene encoding UTP--glucose-1-phosphate uridylyltransferase encodes the protein MSSFVKDFSKAMSQAGTSQFQEVIRQELEYSMKVELDKILATAPSNELEHAKKDLEGFKKLFHRFLQEKGPSVDWGKIQRPPEDSIQPYEKIKARGLPDNIASVLNKLVVVKLNGGLGTSMGCKGPKSLIGVRNENTFLDLTVQQIEHLNKSYNTDVPLVLMNSFNTDDDTKKILQKYSHSRVKIYTFNQSRYPRINKETLLPIAKDVSYSGENTECWYPPGHGDIYASFYNSGLLDNLIGEGKEYIFVSNIDNLGATVDLYILNHLMNPPNGKRCEFVMEVTNKTRADVKGGTLTQYENKLRLVEIAQVPKAHVDEFKSVSKFKIFNTNNLWIALSAIKRLQEKNAIDMEIIVNPKTLDGGLNVIQLETAVGAAIKSFENSLGINVPRSRFLPVKTTSDLLLVMSNLYSLNAGSLTMSEKREFPTVPLVKLGSSFTKVQDYLRRFESIPDMLELDHLTVSGDVTFGKNVSLKGTVIIIANHGDRIDIPAGALLENKIVSGNLRILDH